In a genomic window of Occallatibacter riparius:
- a CDS encoding FAD-containing oxidoreductase, which translates to MKQSFDAIVVGAGQAGPSLAVRLATGGQKVALVERHLFGGTCVNTGCTPTKTMVASAHAAHLARRGPDFGFTAGDVRVDLRAVKARKNAVVERSRSGVEKWLRGTENCTVIQGHAAFESPRSLRVGDDILEADQIFLNVGARPLIPDMPGIGTVPYLTSTSILELEELPRHLAVVGGGYVGCEFAQMFRRFGSEVTILDMHGRLAPREDEDASAVIHEVFKAEGIDIAVNATCIHLEQSEGSIHVGIKCDERAPHIEASHVLLAIGRAPNTHDLNLAVAGVHTDDRGYIPVDEQLRTNVHNIFALGDCNGRAAFTHTAYNDYEIVADNLLNGAARSLSDRLPIYALFTDPPLAHVGLREHEVRERGIRALIGKRAMTRVSRAIEKGETFGFIKILVDEHTQHILGATLIGPGADEAIHCIATCMYARQPASLLAHSVHIHPTVAELIPTVLGELKPLE; encoded by the coding sequence ATGAAGCAATCCTTTGACGCCATTGTCGTTGGAGCAGGCCAGGCCGGCCCGTCTCTTGCCGTCCGCCTCGCCACCGGTGGACAGAAAGTAGCCCTGGTCGAGCGGCACCTCTTCGGCGGGACCTGCGTGAACACCGGCTGCACGCCCACCAAGACAATGGTGGCCAGCGCTCACGCCGCTCACCTCGCCCGCCGCGGCCCCGATTTCGGCTTCACCGCGGGCGACGTCCGGGTCGACCTGCGCGCCGTCAAAGCACGCAAGAACGCGGTCGTCGAGCGCTCCCGCTCCGGAGTGGAGAAATGGCTGCGCGGCACCGAGAACTGCACGGTCATTCAAGGCCACGCCGCATTCGAATCGCCCCGCTCCTTGCGTGTTGGCGACGACATTCTCGAAGCCGATCAGATCTTCCTCAACGTCGGCGCGCGGCCGCTCATACCCGACATGCCAGGCATCGGCACCGTGCCCTACCTCACCAGCACGTCCATCCTCGAACTTGAAGAACTGCCGCGTCACCTCGCCGTCGTGGGCGGTGGATACGTCGGCTGCGAGTTTGCGCAGATGTTTCGCCGCTTCGGCTCTGAAGTCACCATCCTCGACATGCATGGGCGCCTCGCGCCACGCGAAGACGAAGACGCCTCTGCGGTTATCCACGAGGTATTCAAAGCGGAAGGCATCGACATCGCCGTCAACGCCACATGCATCCATCTCGAGCAGAGTGAGGGCAGCATTCACGTCGGCATCAAGTGCGACGAGCGGGCCCCGCACATCGAGGCCTCGCACGTGCTGCTCGCCATTGGCCGCGCGCCCAACACGCACGACCTTAACCTCGCCGTCGCCGGCGTTCACACCGACGATCGCGGCTACATTCCCGTCGACGAGCAGCTCCGCACCAACGTTCACAACATCTTCGCGCTTGGCGACTGCAACGGACGCGCTGCCTTCACCCACACCGCCTACAACGACTATGAGATCGTCGCGGACAACCTGCTCAACGGAGCTGCGCGCAGCCTCTCGGACCGCCTGCCCATCTACGCGCTCTTCACCGATCCGCCGCTCGCCCATGTCGGGCTGCGCGAGCATGAAGTCCGGGAACGCGGCATTCGCGCGTTGATCGGCAAGCGCGCCATGACCCGCGTGTCGCGGGCGATCGAGAAAGGCGAGACCTTCGGGTTCATCAAGATCCTGGTAGACGAGCATACACAGCACATCCTGGGCGCCACACTGATTGGCCCCGGGGCCGATGAGGCCATCCACTGCATCGCCACCTGCATGTACGCCCGGCAGCCCGCGTCACTGCTGGCGCACTCGGTCCATATCCACCCCACGGTGGCGGAGCTCATACCGACGGTGCTCGGCGAGTTGAAGCCGCTGGAGTGA